TTTGCGTTTGATAAGGGCCAGGCTTTAAGCGAGCATAAAGCACCTTTTGATGCATACATTTATATCTTAGAAGGCGGTGCCAGAATAATGATATCAGGAAAAAAGCATGATATTAAAGCCGGAGAAATGATAATACTTCCTGCAAACGAACCTCATGCCCTGGAAGCAACGAATCAATTCAAAATGGTTTTAACGATGATCCGTTCAAACGAAGCTTCTCCGGCTGAAACTTGAGGCTTCTTTAATAACGTGACATCCCGCTATCATTAACTTTCTTATCCCGACATGAGTCGGGGCTTATATTTTCGGTAAGGCATTAAAGGAATGAAAATGGATTTAAAGGCATTGGAGAAAATAAGTTACGGCATGTATATTGTCGGGTCAAAGAACGCAGATAAATTGAACGCTCAGGTAGCTACGACCGTGATACAGATAACGGCAGAACCGGCAAAAATAACCGCCTGTTTGCATAGGGATAACCTTACCCATCAGTTTATCAGGGATAGTAAAGTATTTTCTGTATCTGTCCTGGAACAGGATGTGCCGATGACTTTTATCGGGCATTTCGGGTTTAAATCCGGGAAAACATTCAATAAATTTGAGAATATGGAATACAAAAAAGGGGTGACAGGTGCTCCCGTAATTACTGCCAATTCTCTAGCTTTTTTTGAATGCGAGCTTGAGAGCTGCCTGGACGCCGGGACACACACTGTCTTCGTAGGCAGGGTGGTAGAGGCACAATGCATAAAAGACGGGATCCCGTTAACGTATGACTATTATCACAAAGTTAAGAAAGGCAAATCGCAAGCCAATGCCCCGACGTTCATAAAACAAAGCGTTTAGCGGATAGCGAATAAACAAAGCGTGGAGCGTATAGCGTTTAGCGTATAGTGAAGTCAATGAATTAAGGTTTTGATTTTCTATCCGCTCTACGCTATTCGCTGAACGCTAAAAGGAGTTCTAAATGGACAAGTATAAATGTGTGGTTTGCGGTTATGTTTACGACCCGAAAGAAGGGGATCCAGACGGGAAAATAGCGCCCGGGACGTCGTTTGAAAATTTGCCTGCTTCCTGGGTTTGTCCCATTTGCGGTGCGACAAAAGACCAATTTGAAAAAACAGAATAAATCGGAGGCAAGGAAATGATAAAAGAAAGACTTCAGGAAACTATCAGCAGGCAAATAAACAGGGAACTTTATTCTGGGTATCTGTACCTTTCAATGGCGCAATATTTTAATTCTATAAACCTTAAAGGTTTTTCAAACTGGATGAAAGTCCAGGTAGGGGAAGAAAAGTCACATGCGATGAAATTTTATAATTACGTCTATAAAAGAGGCGGGATTGTGATCCTCGGGAAAATTGAAGCCCCGCCTACAAAATGGAAATCTCCGCTGGATGCTTTTATGCATACTCTGGAGCACGAACAGAAAGTGACAAAATTGATACACGATCTTGTAAGGCTGGCAAAAAGCGAAGATGACAAAGAAGCCGTGGATTTCCTTGACTGGTATGTAAAAGAGCAGCAAGAGGAAGAAGAATCAGCTGCAAAAGTGATCGCTAAAATAAAAAAGGCCAAAGACCTTGCACTCCTGGATAAAGAAATGGCCCGCCGCGTTTTTAAACCTCCTAAATACGATGCAAGAGGGATAATCCTATGAAAATAAAATTCTGGGGGTGCAGGGGTTCGATCCCTGTACCTGACAGCAGAATGATAAAATACGGAGGAAATACATCCTGCGTTGAGGTTGTTATGGACGGAAATGTCCTGATAATCGATGCAGGGACAGGGATCAGGAAACTGGGCGAGGAACTGGTAAAAAAAGATATAACGAACATAAACCTTTTTATAACACACTCCCACTGGGACCATATACAGGGTTTTCCTTTCTTTAAGCCTATCTATAACGAAAAGTCAAAAATAAATATTATGGGGTGCGCAGGCTCGGACAATCAGATAAAGAACATATTGTTAAAACAGATGTCTTATGAGTTCTTTCCTGTAAGGTTTTCTGATTTAAAATCAAAGATAATTTTCGATGATTCCTGTAAAGGCAGTATGGAACTTAATGGCAAGTTCAAAGGAAAAACGATAGTTACTAACCATCCTATATATACTTTAGGGATAAGACTTGAACACAGGAAAAAATCCTTTGTTTTCCTTACAGATAATGAGCTTGACAGCGAAAAACCCGTAACAAAATGGCGTGAATTCGTGGAATTTTGCAAAGGTGCATCCTGTCTGGTGCATGACGCCCAGTTCAGCGAAGCAGAGTACGAAAAAACAAAAGGCTGGGGGCATTCTACCTTTGAGCAGGTGGTAAGGCTTGCAAAAGATGCAAATGTTGCTAACCTCGGTTTTTATCACCACGACCCTGACAGGAAAGACAAAGAGCTGGATGCGATAGAAAAGAAATATAAGGGTATATGCAAAAAAGAAAATTTAAAATTCAATATTTTTGCAGTTAAAGAACAAGACGAAATTAATATATAATTAAGGAAATTAAAAATTCAAAGTGAAAAATGCAAAATTGCGGTGTCCGCTATCGCGGACTTATTTTAATAAATCCCGCAAAGCGGGATACCACAATTTTACATTTTACAATTTTCATTTTGCATTTAAACTAATATGCAGTTGAACAAAATAGATGATTGCAGGTGGGAAGTGCCTAAAACAGGCGCCATGCGGGTTCCCGGAATAATTTATACGGTTTCTTCGATGGTAGACCATATTATCCGCGAAAAAGCGGCGCAGCAGGTAGCCAATGTGGCAACTATGCCCGGGATAGTTGAAAAATCTATGGCTATGCCGGATATTCACTGGGGGTACGGTTTTCCGATCGGCGGAGTTGCAGCTTTTGATGTTAAGGAAGGGGTGATATCACCGGGCGGTATAGGGTATGACATCAATTGCGGGGTAAGGCTTCTTCGCACGAATTTGGAAAAAGAAGATGTATTAAAAGAAATACCACGCCTTATCTCAGGACTTTTTTCAAATATACCTTCCGGAGTCGGCTCGACCGGAAAACTAAACTTAAAGATAAACGAGGTTAAGCAGGTTTTAGAAGAAGGATCGGCTTGGGCCGTAAAAAGAGGTTACGGCACAAAAGACGACCTGAAACATACGGAAGAATCCGGAACGTTTGAAGGAGCCGACCCGTCATGTGCAAGCGAACGTTCCCTGGAGCGCGGCAGGGAACAGCTTGGTACGCTTGGGGCCGGGAACCATTTTCTTGAAATTCAAGCGGTTGAAGAAGTATATGACGAAGAAGCAGCAAACATATTAGGCCTTTTCAAAGACCAGATAACCGTAATGATACACACCGGTTCGAGGGGCCTTGGATATCAGATCTGCGACGATTATTTGAGGATCTTGCACAATGCGATGCATAAATATAATATTAGCATTCCGGACCCTCAGCTTGTCTGCGCGCCTATCAACTCAGGTGAGGCGCAAAGGTATTTTGCCGCAATGGCAGGAGCGGCGAACTATGCTTGGGCGAACAGGCAGATAATTACACACTGGGTGCGGGAAACATTGATGCAAACACTGGGTAGTTCCCCTAAAGATCTGGGGCTTGAAGTAGTATATGATGTTGCACATAATATCGGGAAATTTGAAGAGCATAAAGGTAAAAAATTATTTGTTCACAGAAAAGGAGCAACAAGGGCCTTTGCAAAAGGCCATCCTGATATACCGGATGGCTATAAACAAATCGGCCAGCCTGTCTTGGTTCCCGGTACAATGGGCACAGAATCGTATGTTTTAACAGGGACTCAGCAAGCTATGGATGAAACCTGGGGTTCAACGTGCCATGGTGCAGGAAGGGTGATGTCCAGGACACAGGCGTTAAAAGGTACTAGAGGATCGGAACTGGCCGGCAGGCTGGAAAAACAGGGAATACATGTAAAATCCGAGTCATGGAAAACTCTGGCTGAGGAAGCTCCGAGCGCGTATAAGGATGTATCTAAAATAGTTGAAATATGCCATATGGCAGGCATATCGAAAAAAGTCGCAAAATTAAAGCCCTTAGGGGTAATCAAAGGATAAACTAAAGAAACAAAATACGAATCCCGAATTTCGAAATACGAAATTTGAAAAGGAAGGGAAAGTTATGTTAGATATAAAATTAATTAGGGAAAATCCTGACCTTGTAAAACAGGCGCTGGAAAAACGAGGAAAAACAATACTTCTTGATGATATAATTTGCTGGGATGCCACAAGGCGAAAAGTTATCAATGAACTAAATGCTTTACAGGAAATAAGGAATAAAAAATCGGATGAAATAGGGAAGCTTAAAAGCAAAAAAGATCCGATTGCTGGTATTGTTACAGAAATGAATAAGGTGAACGAGGAAATTAAAGAAAAAGAAAAAATAACGCAGGATCTTGACAAAAAAATAGAAGAATTTTTGCTTAATATTCCAAATATTCCTGATGAAACGACTCCGGTTGGCCGCAGCGCCCAAGATAACAAAGTGGTGAGGCGGTCTGGAGATATCCCCAGCTTTGATTTTACGGCTAAAAACCACTGGGAAATCGGAGAGAAACTTGGGGTGCTTGACTTTGAAACAGCGGCAAAACTTTCGGGCGCTAGGTTTGCATTGCTAAAAGGTGCAGGATGCGTTTTGGAGCGTGCACTTATAAATTTTATGATAGATGTACATATAAAAAAGGGGTACAGCGAAGTTATGGCTCCGTACCTGGTAAGCTCAACGACTATGCAGGGGACAGGCCAGCTTCCGAAATTTGCAGACGAGCTTTTCAAATGCAAAGATGACGACCTTTATCTGATACCGACCGCCGAGGTCTCGGTAACAAACATACACAGAGACGAATTTATTGAAGAAAAAGACCTGCCGAAAAAATATGTATCATATTCAGCATGTTTCAGGAGGGAAGCTGGTTCGTACGGCAAAGATACAAAAGGACTTATCAGGAACCATCAGTTTAACAAAGTTGAACTCGTAAAGATAGTCAAACCTGAAACCTCCGGTGATGAACTGGAAAGCCTGACCCTTGACGCAGAAGAGGTGCTGAAGCTTTTGGGCATCCCCTACAGAGTAATTGCCCTTTGTACCGGAGATATCGGTTTTTCTTCTGCAAAAACTTATGACCTCGAAGTCTGGATGCCGGGTGAGAAAACCTGGAGAGAGATTTCTTCCTGCTCAAATTTTAAAGATTTCCAGGCGCGCAGAATGAACATAAAGATCAGGTACCAGGATAAAAGAAAAGAGTTTGCCCACACCCTTAACGGTTCCGGTGTAGCCATAGGCCGGACTTTTGCCGCCATACTTGAAAACTACCAGCAAAAAGACGGTTCTGTCCTTATCCCAAAGGCGCTGCAGCCATATACGAAGATAGATAAATTGAATGTATAATGTATTAATTGACAAAAAACCGGAAATCAAATAGAATATGAAAAAGAAAGGCGAAAGTTCTTTAAATGAAAAATATATAAAAGAAGCGTTGAAAGAAGCCAATAAAGCCCAAAAAAGAGATGAGGTACCTATAGGCGCAGTTTTGGTTTCTAAAGGCAAGGTAGTAGCCCGTGGGCATAACAGAAATATAGGCCTAAATGACCCCACAGCTCATGCCGAAATAAATGTTATCCGTAAAGCCTGCAAAAGACTTGGGAATTACAGGTTGGCTGACTGCAAGCTGTATGTTACCGTAGAACCATGCCCGATGTGTGCAGGAGCCCTTGTCTGGTCAAGGATAAAAGAGGTAATCTTTGGTGCATATGACAAAAAAGCCGGTGCCTGCGGCTCGGTTTTTAACATTGCAAACAGTAAAAAACTAAACCACAAGATAAAAGTGACCGGCGGTATATTAGAAAAAGAGTGCCGTTCTTTGATCCAAAATTTCTTCAGGTCCAAAAGATAACCATTTGTTCTTGTTTTATTGGTGTTTAAGTCCCGCAAAGCGGGATGCGACATATAAATCACAACTTAGAAGGGTTCAGTAAGGCGAATCCGCCTGTGGCGGATAAGCCGAACGCGGAAGGGAAACATAGTTTCCCTCCGGGAGTATTCCGGCGAGCGATAACCGCTCGAGCCGGAACAAGTCCCGATAATCGGGACTAAGTCCCGCAAAGCGGGATGCGACATAGGGGATGACAAGGTCTCGACGTGGATGAAAGATGTACAGGTGGCAGGTACGAGTTGGTCGAGGGCTCGGTAAAAATCGACCAAATAATAAACGACAAATTACATTTGCCGTTTGGCAGCTTAGGGATCCAGAATATGGCTCCTTTAAGCCTGCCTTTAGCCGCTTAATCGCGGTTACGTTTCTCTTCCGAAACCTGATAGGGGGAAGAAACGACGATATCGGGTTAGTTTAAGCCGGCGCGTTTCGTCCGGTTTAAATGAAACAACAACGGAGCTGGCTTCCGGAGTGTCCCGTTGGAAGAGAGTCCGGAGGCGAGATTAAATTCCAGCTAAACCTGTAGGAACCTGGCTGAAGCATCTTCGGACGCGGGTTCGATTCCCGCCATCTCCACTATTTTATTAGTATAGGATTTTAAAATCCCATACTTGATTACACAGATTCTAAAAACGATTACGCAGATTAAAATAAAACGACTCATAAAATCTGTTTAATCAACAAATTCCCAAAGGGATTTGTTTAGGAGATAATTGTTGAATAAAATATTTAAAAAAGGCGAATTAATAATCAAAGAAGGCACCAGCGGCAATGAAGCTTTTATAATACAAAGCGGAAGGGTTGAAGTGTACCGTAATGTAGAAGGAGTTAAAATAATCCTGGCAGTTTTGGCCAAAAATCAAATTTTCGGCGAAATGAGTATGATTGATGACAGGCCCAGGTCGGCGACCGTTGAAGCGTTGGAAGATACCACGGTAACAGTAATCAACAGGAATGATTTTAACAGACTGTTTTATACAAAACCGGAAGCCCTGACTTGGTTTTTAAAAAAGATATTTGAAAGGTTGCGGAACATTGACCAAAATATAATTGAAACCACCGTGGGAAAGACCGCAGAAAGTTATTCTGAAGGTAAAATAATATTGTCCGGTGTTACACAGGAGTCAAAAGAGGCCCTTAACTATAAAACCATTGAAATAAAAAAGTTTCCGTTTAAAATAGGCCGCCAGACTGAAAGCTTCACAAAAGACCTTTTTTCGCATAATGACCTTTATCTGAAAGATAGAGTTCCGTTTAATGTTTCAAGGAATCATTTGTCGCTTCAATTTTTTAAAGGGAAATTCTTTATCATAGACAGAGGGAGCACCCTCGGGACTATCGTTAACGATGTAAGAATAGGCGGCCCTGTCAGAAACCACGAAATTGAATTAAGCAGCGGCAAGGATTATACGATTATAGTAGGCTCAGCGGAATCTCAGTTTAAATTCAAGGTTTCTGTGTCTTAAATAAAAGCCGGTTTCTTAAAAATAGGAAATAAATTGAACACATATAAGCTCCTATCATTCCTGCATTTCTTCTGTTTTCTTGTCTACATATACCTGGCGTGTTTTATCCTGTTTAAAAATTCCAGGCTCACCCTGAACAAAGTTGTTTCTGCTCTTTTAGTTTGTTTTAGCATCTGGCACTTTCAGGACATAATTATACAGGACCCTGGCGTGACGGAAGAGACTGCAAGGCTGATACGGAATATTTCATCATTCGGCTGGATATTTTTTAGCAGTTTTTTCCTCTGGTTTGCATTGATTTTTACAAGAAGAGTCGAATTATTGAAAAATAACTTCCTTTATCCCGGTCTTTTTGTTCTGCCAAGTTTGTTTTTCTATGTTCAATATAAAAGTTCTTCAATAATCGCTTTTGTAAAAGAACCTTACGGCTGGTCTCTTGTTTGGGGCGGGTCATTTTGGCCGCACTTCTATTACGTTTATTATATTTCTTTTTTATTGCTTTCGATCTATCTCTTGATTGATTTTAGAAATAAAGCAGATAAGACCGACATAAAAACAATAAAACAGTCTAACATAATCATAGTGACTACTCTTGTTTCATTTGTTTTAGGGACCTTGACAGATGTTATCCTTCCAAAACTGGGTATTTATAGAAATCCCACCATAGCAAATGTCATTATTCTTATATGGGCTTTCGGGCTAGCTTATGCTATCGCAAAATATAAACTTTTTGTACTAAATCCTTCAACTGCTGCCAGCGATATTATTGAGACGATGAATGACGCTCTTTTCTTGTTAGACTCCAAAGGCATGATCAAAACAATAAACAATGCTGCCCTGGATATTTTTAAATACCGGAAAAACGAGCTTTTAGAAAAGCCGCTTGATATGCTAACTGAAAAAAAAGGCGGCTTATTAAAAGATTTGATGAAGCTTGGCAAGAATAAAAACCTTGAAGTGACCTGTATAAGCAAGGATAAAGATATAATCCCGATGCTTTTTTCAAGCGCTATTATAAGGAATATAGAAGATGATATACTCGGGATAGTCTGCGTAGGCCATGATATAACTGAGCAAAAAGAGGTACAGGATATAATACAAAGGGCAAAAAATGACCTAGAAATAAAAATTAATGAAAGAACAACCGAACTGTCAAAAGCTAACCAGATGTTAAAGGAACTTATAGTAGTCCGTGAAAGAGCCCAGGAAGAATTAAGATTAAGTGTCTCCAAATTAAAGAAAACCTTAAACGGCACTGTCCAATCCATCGCTTCAATGATAGAGTCAAGAGACCTATATACATCGGGACACCAGAAACGCGTAGCTCAGCTTGCAGTGGCGATAGCCAGGTGCATGAAACTTCCTGAGGACCAGGTCGAAGGTATATCGGTCGCAGCAACGCTGCATGATTTAGGTAAGATTCAGGTCCCTGCGGAGATATTGAGCAAACCTGGCAGGTTAAACAAGATGGAATACGACCTTGTAAAAAACCATTGCCGGGTCGGCTACGAAATATTGAAAGACATAGAATTCCCCTGGCCGATAGCTCACATTATCCTGCAGCACCATGAACATATAGACGGTTCCGGGTACCCGGACGGCATCAAAGAAGACAAGATCTTCTTAGAAGCAAAAATAATATGCGTGGCAGACGTCGTTGAGGCGATATCGTCTCATAGGCCGTACAGGCCGTCAATGGGTACGGAGTCAGCTTGCAATGAAATAAAATGCCACAAGGGAAATTTTTATGATTCTGACGTTGTGGATATATGCTTAGACCTCTTTCATAACAAAAATTTTGAGTTTAAATAACAACATGAAAAAAATAGTTCCATGTATAAAAATATTATTCATCGTTTTTTGCCTAAATAGCTCAGGGAATACAGATATTTTTGCAGGGCAAAAGGTAAAAGCCGAAAAGATACAGGCTATTTATGAAGGGAGTGTGATAAATAGTAAAATCAGTGTTTATAAGTACGGCGGAGATGACTATTTTTCAATAAAAGACCTTGCCAGAATATACGGGGCAAGGCTTGACTGGCACCAGATAACCGGTAAAGTGTCACTTCTTATGAACAACAGAAAAACAGATTTTTACATTAAAAGCACAAAAGTAGTAATAGACGGCAGGAAAAAAAACCTTAAATTACCGAACCACCTTATCTCAGGGAACCTCTATATACCTGCAGAATTCATATTATCCGAAGATTTTTCCTCTTTTAGCGACACCGATTCGAATTACAATCCAAAAACCAATATTTTAACCGTAGAAAAAAAGCTGAATCTTTACCCTCCGCGGTTTTATACCGACGAAAATGCCACCAGGATAGAAATTGAAATGACAGATAAGCTCCCCTACCAGATAAATGAAAAAAATAAAGGAAGGATAGAGATAATATTCCAGCGTGCAAAAATTGAAAAAGACAAAATTAAAGTAAATGACGGAGTAATAGACGAAATAGACGTTAATGAAAAAGGCCGCCAGGCCTTTGTTACGATCTATCTTACTGCAACGGCCGGGAGTGTAAGCTCAAGTTTTGTTGAAAACCCTATGCGGCTGGTATTTGAGGTTAGAAGGTCTCTTTTGGCCAAGGGATTAAAAGAAGAAAATAACGAAATTGAGCTCACCTGCTCTTTGCCGGTGACAGGGCTTGTTTTATCATCGTCAGAAACCGTTCATATAACATCGGCTGCTCCTGTTGCCGTAAGCGGGCTTGAGCCCAAGCAGAAAGCAGAACCTAAAATAAATATTAAGAAAATAGTGTTAGTCCTTGATGCTGGCCACGGAGGGGAAGACCCCGGGGCCGTCGGCCAGAACGGAACTGAAGAAAAAAACATAAATCTTGCGATCGTAAAAGAGTTAAAAACCCTTTTTGAAAGGAATGACCCCGGTGTTTATGAGATAGTTACAACAAGAAATGACGATACTTTCATACCCCTTGTTGAAAGGACTAACCTTGCCAATGAAAAAAAAGCAGACCTTTTTATCTGCGTGCACTGCAACGCATCTATAAAGAAAGAGACAAAAGGTTTTGAGATCTATTTTTTGTCGGAAAAAGCCTCTGATAAAGAAGCGCAGGCGACAGCTGTCCTTGAAAATTCGGTATTAAAACTCGAAGGCAAACCCAATAAAAAACGCGAAAAATTACAGGAGCTGCTTTGGTCACTGGCTGTTAATGAATTCATAAATGAGTCATCGGAGCTTTGCTGTTTTGTAGGGCAGGAAGTCACGAAAAGGACCAAGATAGAAAACAGGGGAGTAAGGCAGGCGGAGTTTTTTGTACTGCGCGGGGCACAGATGCCCGCAGTGCTTATAGAATGCGCTTTTTTGAGCAACCTGCAGGAAGAGGCCTATTTAAGGACAAAAAAATTCCAGCAAAAAATAGCAGACGCAATTTATGACGGAATAAAACAGTACGAAAAAAGAAAACAATTATTGAGTGCAAAAAATTCACAATAAAAAGGATGGCTATGAATACAAAACCTATAGGAATATTTGATTCAGGGCTTGGCGGGCTGACCGTAATGTCTCAGGTAATGAAAGAACTGCCCAATGAAGCTATAATTTATTTCGGCGATACCGCCCGGATCCCGTACGGCTCAAAATCCAGGGATGCGATAATAAAGTTTTCAGGCCA
This DNA window, taken from Candidatus Liberimonas magnetica, encodes the following:
- a CDS encoding cupin domain-containing protein codes for the protein MDNAKTGKGELIGKAIKLNKLISYQAGSIVSRVILKKETGNITLFAFDKGQALSEHKAPFDAYIYILEGGARIMISGKKHDIKAGEMIILPANEPHALEATNQFKMVLTMIRSNEASPAET
- a CDS encoding flavin reductase family protein; the encoded protein is MDLKALEKISYGMYIVGSKNADKLNAQVATTVIQITAEPAKITACLHRDNLTHQFIRDSKVFSVSVLEQDVPMTFIGHFGFKSGKTFNKFENMEYKKGVTGAPVITANSLAFFECELESCLDAGTHTVFVGRVVEAQCIKDGIPLTYDYYHKVKKGKSQANAPTFIKQSV
- a CDS encoding rubredoxin, translating into MDKYKCVVCGYVYDPKEGDPDGKIAPGTSFENLPASWVCPICGATKDQFEKTE
- a CDS encoding ferritin; the encoded protein is MIKERLQETISRQINRELYSGYLYLSMAQYFNSINLKGFSNWMKVQVGEEKSHAMKFYNYVYKRGGIVILGKIEAPPTKWKSPLDAFMHTLEHEQKVTKLIHDLVRLAKSEDDKEAVDFLDWYVKEQQEEEESAAKVIAKIKKAKDLALLDKEMARRVFKPPKYDARGIIL
- a CDS encoding MBL fold metallo-hydrolase; its protein translation is MKIKFWGCRGSIPVPDSRMIKYGGNTSCVEVVMDGNVLIIDAGTGIRKLGEELVKKDITNINLFITHSHWDHIQGFPFFKPIYNEKSKINIMGCAGSDNQIKNILLKQMSYEFFPVRFSDLKSKIIFDDSCKGSMELNGKFKGKTIVTNHPIYTLGIRLEHRKKSFVFLTDNELDSEKPVTKWREFVEFCKGASCLVHDAQFSEAEYEKTKGWGHSTFEQVVRLAKDANVANLGFYHHDPDRKDKELDAIEKKYKGICKKENLKFNIFAVKEQDEINI
- a CDS encoding RtcB family protein, yielding MQLNKIDDCRWEVPKTGAMRVPGIIYTVSSMVDHIIREKAAQQVANVATMPGIVEKSMAMPDIHWGYGFPIGGVAAFDVKEGVISPGGIGYDINCGVRLLRTNLEKEDVLKEIPRLISGLFSNIPSGVGSTGKLNLKINEVKQVLEEGSAWAVKRGYGTKDDLKHTEESGTFEGADPSCASERSLERGREQLGTLGAGNHFLEIQAVEEVYDEEAANILGLFKDQITVMIHTGSRGLGYQICDDYLRILHNAMHKYNISIPDPQLVCAPINSGEAQRYFAAMAGAANYAWANRQIITHWVRETLMQTLGSSPKDLGLEVVYDVAHNIGKFEEHKGKKLFVHRKGATRAFAKGHPDIPDGYKQIGQPVLVPGTMGTESYVLTGTQQAMDETWGSTCHGAGRVMSRTQALKGTRGSELAGRLEKQGIHVKSESWKTLAEEAPSAYKDVSKIVEICHMAGISKKVAKLKPLGVIKG
- the serS gene encoding serine--tRNA ligase, with product MLDIKLIRENPDLVKQALEKRGKTILLDDIICWDATRRKVINELNALQEIRNKKSDEIGKLKSKKDPIAGIVTEMNKVNEEIKEKEKITQDLDKKIEEFLLNIPNIPDETTPVGRSAQDNKVVRRSGDIPSFDFTAKNHWEIGEKLGVLDFETAAKLSGARFALLKGAGCVLERALINFMIDVHIKKGYSEVMAPYLVSSTTMQGTGQLPKFADELFKCKDDDLYLIPTAEVSVTNIHRDEFIEEKDLPKKYVSYSACFRREAGSYGKDTKGLIRNHQFNKVELVKIVKPETSGDELESLTLDAEEVLKLLGIPYRVIALCTGDIGFSSAKTYDLEVWMPGEKTWREISSCSNFKDFQARRMNIKIRYQDKRKEFAHTLNGSGVAIGRTFAAILENYQQKDGSVLIPKALQPYTKIDKLNV
- the tadA gene encoding tRNA adenosine(34) deaminase TadA encodes the protein MKKKGESSLNEKYIKEALKEANKAQKRDEVPIGAVLVSKGKVVARGHNRNIGLNDPTAHAEINVIRKACKRLGNYRLADCKLYVTVEPCPMCAGALVWSRIKEVIFGAYDKKAGACGSVFNIANSKKLNHKIKVTGGILEKECRSLIQNFFRSKR
- a CDS encoding cyclic nucleotide-binding domain-containing protein produces the protein MNKIFKKGELIIKEGTSGNEAFIIQSGRVEVYRNVEGVKIILAVLAKNQIFGEMSMIDDRPRSATVEALEDTTVTVINRNDFNRLFYTKPEALTWFLKKIFERLRNIDQNIIETTVGKTAESYSEGKIILSGVTQESKEALNYKTIEIKKFPFKIGRQTESFTKDLFSHNDLYLKDRVPFNVSRNHLSLQFFKGKFFIIDRGSTLGTIVNDVRIGGPVRNHEIELSSGKDYTIIVGSAESQFKFKVSVS
- a CDS encoding HD domain-containing protein; translated protein: MNTYKLLSFLHFFCFLVYIYLACFILFKNSRLTLNKVVSALLVCFSIWHFQDIIIQDPGVTEETARLIRNISSFGWIFFSSFFLWFALIFTRRVELLKNNFLYPGLFVLPSLFFYVQYKSSSIIAFVKEPYGWSLVWGGSFWPHFYYVYYISFLLLSIYLLIDFRNKADKTDIKTIKQSNIIIVTTLVSFVLGTLTDVILPKLGIYRNPTIANVIILIWAFGLAYAIAKYKLFVLNPSTAASDIIETMNDALFLLDSKGMIKTINNAALDIFKYRKNELLEKPLDMLTEKKGGLLKDLMKLGKNKNLEVTCISKDKDIIPMLFSSAIIRNIEDDILGIVCVGHDITEQKEVQDIIQRAKNDLEIKINERTTELSKANQMLKELIVVRERAQEELRLSVSKLKKTLNGTVQSIASMIESRDLYTSGHQKRVAQLAVAIARCMKLPEDQVEGISVAATLHDLGKIQVPAEILSKPGRLNKMEYDLVKNHCRVGYEILKDIEFPWPIAHIILQHHEHIDGSGYPDGIKEDKIFLEAKIICVADVVEAISSHRPYRPSMGTESACNEIKCHKGNFYDSDVVDICLDLFHNKNFEFK
- a CDS encoding N-acetylmuramoyl-L-alanine amidase — its product is MKKIVPCIKILFIVFCLNSSGNTDIFAGQKVKAEKIQAIYEGSVINSKISVYKYGGDDYFSIKDLARIYGARLDWHQITGKVSLLMNNRKTDFYIKSTKVVIDGRKKNLKLPNHLISGNLYIPAEFILSEDFSSFSDTDSNYNPKTNILTVEKKLNLYPPRFYTDENATRIEIEMTDKLPYQINEKNKGRIEIIFQRAKIEKDKIKVNDGVIDEIDVNEKGRQAFVTIYLTATAGSVSSSFVENPMRLVFEVRRSLLAKGLKEENNEIELTCSLPVTGLVLSSSETVHITSAAPVAVSGLEPKQKAEPKINIKKIVLVLDAGHGGEDPGAVGQNGTEEKNINLAIVKELKTLFERNDPGVYEIVTTRNDDTFIPLVERTNLANEKKADLFICVHCNASIKKETKGFEIYFLSEKASDKEAQATAVLENSVLKLEGKPNKKREKLQELLWSLAVNEFINESSELCCFVGQEVTKRTKIENRGVRQAEFFVLRGAQMPAVLIECAFLSNLQEEAYLRTKKFQQKIADAIYDGIKQYEKRKQLLSAKNSQ